The Pseudomonas azotoformans genome has a segment encoding these proteins:
- a CDS encoding DUF3077 domain-containing protein, with amino-acid sequence MSIPPSAKTIGVQTFADCGENKSHLKLFRVNAGVPLREALEHAAHVLDCATTLSLEVAMDPRNARLAFAAHYLCEMGKAVLDDLHLAIQPGVPHPQ; translated from the coding sequence ATGAGCATCCCACCCTCAGCAAAAACCATTGGCGTTCAAACCTTCGCAGACTGCGGAGAAAACAAAAGTCATCTGAAACTGTTCCGTGTAAACGCCGGGGTCCCACTGCGTGAAGCGCTTGAACACGCAGCGCACGTCCTCGACTGCGCCACCACCCTCTCGCTTGAAGTTGCCATGGACCCCAGAAACGCGAGGCTCGCATTTGCCGCGCACTATCTGTGTGAAATGGGCAAAGCAGTTCTGGATGACCTGCATCTGGCTATCCAGCCGGGCGTCCCTCACCCGCAGTAA
- a CDS encoding IS3 family transposase (programmed frameshift), producing MTKQRRSFSAEFKREAADLVLKQNYSYIEASRSLGVGESALRRWVDQVQQESKGVTPQSKALTPEQQKIQELEARIARLEREKSIFKKGYRALDVGRSRAYALINQLSVHEPVDWLCKVFEVTRSCYYAQRLRRRTPDVERLRLRSRVSELFTQSRSAAGSRSILSLMRDDGEQLGRFKVRSLMRELDLVSKQPGSHAYKRATVERLDIPNTLNREFNVPAPNQVWCGDITYIWAQGKWHYLAVVLDLCARRVVGWALSEKPDADLVIKALDMAYEQRGRPQGLLFHSDQGSQYASRLFRQRLWRYRMRQSMSRRGNCWDNAPMERVFRSLKTEWVPTTGYRTAQEAQRDISQFLMDRYNWIRPHQFNGGLAPARAEEKLNVVSGIS from the exons ATGACCAAACAACGCCGTTCCTTTTCTGCTGAATTCAAACGCGAGGCTGCCGACCTCGTGCTCAAGCAAAACTACAGCTACATCGAAGCCAGCCGTTCACTCGGCGTCGGCGAGTCGGCACTACGCCGTTGGGTCGACCAGGTTCAACAAGAGAGCAAAGGCGTTACCCCGCAGAGCAAAGCGCTGACCCCGGAACAGCAGAAAATCCAGGAGTTAGAAGCCCGGATCGCCCGCCTGGAACGGGAAAAATCGATAT TTAAAAAAGGCTACCGCGCTCTTGATGTCGGAAGATCACGAGCGTACGCGCTGATCAATCAGTTGAGCGTCCATGAGCCGGTTGACTGGCTGTGCAAGGTGTTTGAAGTCACCCGTTCGTGCTACTACGCCCAGCGCCTTAGGCGCCGCACGCCTGATGTCGAACGGCTTCGGTTGCGCAGTCGGGTGAGCGAGTTATTCACGCAAAGTCGTAGTGCTGCGGGCAGCCGCAGCATCCTGTCGCTGATGCGTGACGACGGTGAGCAGCTCGGTCGATTCAAAGTGCGCAGCTTGATGCGCGAGCTTGATCTAGTCAGCAAACAACCCGGATCACATGCCTACAAAAGAGCGACGGTAGAACGACTCGATATCCCGAATACCTTGAACCGCGAGTTCAATGTTCCGGCACCCAACCAGGTGTGGTGCGGCGACATCACCTACATTTGGGCCCAGGGGAAATGGCACTATCTGGCGGTCGTGCTGGATCTTTGCGCGCGCCGGGTAGTGGGCTGGGCGTTGTCGGAAAAGCCGGACGCCGATCTGGTTATCAAGGCGCTGGATATGGCTTACGAACAACGAGGAAGGCCTCAGGGCCTGCTGTTTCACTCGGATCAAGGGTCGCAATATGCGAGTCGTTTATTTCGCCAGCGGCTGTGGCGCTATCGAATGCGCCAGAGCATGAGTCGCCGGGGAAATTGCTGGGACAATGCGCCAATGGAGCGCGTGTTCCGCAGTTTGAAAACGGAATGGGTACCGACCACGGGTTACAGAACGGCTCAAGAAGCCCAGCGCGATATCAGCCAATTCTTGATGGATCGGTACAACTGGATTCGACCCCATCAATTCAACGGTGGGCTGGCGCCAGCTCGGGCCGAAGAAAAACTTAACGTCGTGTCCGGGATTAGTTGA
- the ccoN gene encoding cytochrome-c oxidase, cbb3-type subunit I encodes MSTAISPTAYNYKVVRQFAIMTVVWGILGMGLGVFIASQLVWPELNFGLPWTTFGRLRPLHTNLVIFAFGGCALFATSYYVVQRTCQTRLISDSLAAFTFWGWQAVIVSAIVTLPLGYTTTKEYAELEWPIAILLAIVWVTYAVVFFGTIVKRKTKHIYVGNWFYGAFILVTAMLHIVNHASLPVSLFKSYSAYAGATDAMIQWWYGHNAVGFFLTTGFLGMMYYFVPKQAERPIYSYRLSIVHFWALITLYIWAGPHHLHYTALPDWAQSLGMAMSIILLAPSWGGMINGMMTLSGAWHKLRTDPILRFLVVSLAFYGMSTFEGPMMAIKTVNSLSHYTDWTIGHVHAGALGWVAMISIGALYHMIPKLFGRAQMHSVALINTHFWLATIGTVLYIASMWVNGITQGLMWRAINDDGTLTYSFVEALQASHPGYIVRALGGAFFAAGMLFMAYNVWRTVRASDPAEAEAAAKIAVVGAH; translated from the coding sequence ATGAGCACAGCAATCAGTCCGACTGCTTATAACTATAAGGTAGTCCGCCAGTTCGCCATCATGACGGTGGTCTGGGGGATCCTTGGCATGGGGCTCGGGGTGTTCATCGCCTCGCAACTGGTTTGGCCGGAATTGAATTTCGGTTTGCCATGGACGACCTTTGGCCGCCTGCGCCCGCTGCACACCAACCTGGTGATCTTCGCCTTCGGTGGCTGTGCATTGTTTGCCACCTCTTACTATGTCGTGCAGCGAACCTGCCAGACGCGACTGATCTCCGACAGCCTCGCGGCCTTCACCTTCTGGGGTTGGCAAGCCGTCATCGTGAGCGCCATCGTCACCCTGCCGCTGGGGTACACCACCACCAAGGAATACGCCGAGCTGGAATGGCCGATCGCCATTTTGCTCGCCATCGTGTGGGTGACCTACGCCGTGGTGTTCTTCGGCACCATCGTCAAGCGCAAGACCAAGCACATCTACGTGGGCAATTGGTTCTACGGCGCCTTTATCCTGGTGACGGCGATGCTGCACATCGTCAACCACGCGTCGTTGCCGGTGAGCCTGTTCAAGTCCTACTCGGCCTACGCCGGGGCCACGGATGCGATGATCCAGTGGTGGTACGGCCACAACGCGGTGGGTTTCTTCCTGACCACCGGTTTCCTGGGGATGATGTACTACTTCGTGCCCAAACAGGCCGAACGTCCTATTTACTCGTATCGTTTGTCCATCGTGCACTTCTGGGCGCTGATCACCCTGTACATCTGGGCAGGTCCGCACCACTTGCACTACACCGCGCTGCCGGATTGGGCGCAGTCGCTGGGCATGGCGATGTCGATCATCCTGCTCGCCCCGAGCTGGGGCGGCATGATCAACGGCATGATGACCCTGTCGGGCGCCTGGCATAAATTGCGCACCGATCCGATCCTGCGTTTCCTCGTGGTGTCGCTGGCGTTCTACGGCATGTCGACCTTCGAAGGGCCGATGATGGCGATCAAGACCGTCAACTCGCTGTCCCACTACACCGACTGGACCATCGGCCACGTACACGCTGGCGCCCTCGGTTGGGTGGCGATGATTTCCATCGGCGCGCTGTACCACATGATCCCCAAACTGTTCGGCCGTGCGCAGATGCACAGCGTCGCGCTGATCAACACGCACTTCTGGCTGGCCACCATCGGCACCGTGCTCTACATCGCCTCGATGTGGGTCAACGGCATCACCCAGGGTCTGATGTGGCGTGCGATCAACGATGACGGCACCCTCACCTACTCCTTCGTCGAAGCGCTGCAAGCCAGCCACCCGGGCTACATCGTCCGCGCCCTGGGCGGTGCGTTCTTTGCCGCCGGCATGTTGTTCATGGCCTACAACGTCTGGCGCACCGTGCGTGCCTCCGACCCTGCAGAAGCCGAAGCCGCCGCCAAGATCGCCGTTGTGGGAGCCCACTGA
- the ccoO gene encoding cytochrome-c oxidase, cbb3-type subunit II, whose protein sequence is MKHEVVEKNIGLLAFFMVIAVSIGGLTQIVPLFFQDVTNKPVEGMKPRTALELEGRDVYIANGCVGCHSQMIRPFRAETERYGHYSVAGESVWDHPFLWGSKRTGPDLARVGGRYSDDWQRAHLYNPRNVVPESKMPAYPFLVENKLDGKDTAKKMEVLRTLGVPYTDEDIAGAAAAVKGKTEMDALVAYLQGLGTIIKSKR, encoded by the coding sequence ATGAAGCATGAAGTAGTCGAGAAGAATATCGGCCTGCTGGCCTTCTTCATGGTCATCGCCGTGAGTATCGGCGGCCTGACCCAGATCGTTCCGCTGTTTTTCCAGGACGTGACCAACAAGCCGGTCGAAGGCATGAAGCCGCGCACCGCCCTTGAACTGGAAGGCCGCGACGTCTACATCGCCAACGGCTGTGTCGGCTGCCACTCGCAGATGATCCGCCCGTTCCGCGCCGAAACCGAACGCTACGGCCACTACTCGGTCGCTGGCGAAAGCGTGTGGGACCACCCGTTCCTGTGGGGTTCCAAGCGCACCGGCCCGGACCTGGCCCGTGTCGGCGGTCGTTACTCCGATGACTGGCAACGTGCGCACTTGTACAACCCGCGCAACGTGGTGCCTGAGTCGAAAATGCCGGCGTACCCGTTCCTCGTGGAAAACAAGCTCGACGGCAAGGACACCGCGAAGAAGATGGAAGTCTTGCGCACCCTGGGCGTGCCCTACACCGACGAAGACATCGCCGGTGCAGCCGCAGCCGTGAAGGGCAAGACCGAAATGGACGCATTGGTGGCCTACCTGCAAGGCCTGGGCACCATCATCAAAAGCAAACGGTGA
- a CDS encoding CcoQ/FixQ family Cbb3-type cytochrome c oxidase assembly chaperone — protein MDIGMIRGLGTVVVMVAFIGLALWVFSPKRKSEFEDATLLPFADDPEAIKHVEQASRSNKE, from the coding sequence ATGGATATCGGGATGATTCGTGGCCTGGGCACCGTTGTGGTGATGGTGGCCTTTATCGGCCTGGCGTTGTGGGTGTTCAGCCCCAAGCGCAAGTCGGAGTTTGAAGACGCGACCTTGCTGCCCTTTGCGGATGATCCCGAAGCCATCAAGCACGTCGAGCAAGCTTCTAGGAGTAACAAAGAATGA